A genome region from Cucumis sativus cultivar 9930 chromosome 4, Cucumber_9930_V3, whole genome shotgun sequence includes the following:
- the LOC101209702 gene encoding fructokinase-like 2, chloroplastic has product MNFTGLPFLKESQVMFMASSFPQLLLIPRCEPSWTFHYCPFLNLNQHQDLRVRYKWAVTAISKKKVSESLVQDGFNEEEIGKKKTPRTPRRTTKSTRKKTSDDTPNLKSELVSSVNETEVEESIVNASVEDSKTTSRVSQSKAASTSTSVEDNKAEAKKRRGRKPKKKDNSMDLQFSESKVSDGENSLLIGNDVDESDGEFDFGTDEGDDVSVTYSWPPLVCCFGAAHHAFVPSGRPANRLLDYEIHDRLKDALWAPEKFVRAPGGSAGSVAIALSSLGGKVAFMGKLGDDDYGQAMLYYMNVNNVQTRSVRVDSKRTTAVSHMKIGKRGRLKMTCVKSSAEDYLSKSEINIDVLKEAKMFYFGTHSLLDPNMRSTSMKAIKIAKKLGSVIFYDLNLPLPLWHSRDETIEFIQQVWNLADIIEVTKQELEFLCGIQPSEEFDTRNNDSSKFVHYEPEVIKPLWHENLKVLFVTNGTSKIHFYTEEHDGAILGMEDAPLTPFTSDMSASGDGIVAALMRMLSVQPHLVTDKGYLERSIKYAINCGVIDQWLLGRTRGYPPNDDTEEVTTDENGIRSITEVEFRTVAAVS; this is encoded by the exons ATGAATTTCACAGGCCTTCCATTTCTGAAGGAATCCCAAGTCATGTTTATGGCTTCTTCATTTCCTCAGCTTCTTCTTATTCCCAG ATGCGAGCCAAGTTGGACATTTCACTACTGCCCATTCCTCAACCTAAACCAACATCAGGATCTTAGAGTACGTTATAAATGGGCTGTTACAGCTATTTCTAAGAAGAAAGTTTCAGAAAGCTTAGTTCAAGACGGATTCAATGAAGAGGAGAttggaaagaagaagactcCTAGGACACCTAGACGTACCACCAAAAGTACTAGAAAGAAAACCTCAGATGATACGCCGAACCTAAAAAGTGAATTAGTATCTTCAGTGAATGAGACTGAAGTTGAGGAAAGCATTGTTAATGCATCTGTAGAAGATTCTAAGACAACCTCGAGAGTGTCTCAAAGCAAAG CTGCATCTACCTCAACTAGCGTGGAGGACAATAAAGCTGAGGCGAAGAAAAGGCGAGGGAGGAAGCCAAAGAAGAAGGATAATAGTATGGACCTTCAGTTTAGTGAATCTAAAGTTAGTGATGGTGAAAATTCCTTGCTCATTGGAAATGATGTTGATGAAAGTGACGGGGAATTTGATTTTGGTACCGATGAGGGAGATGATGTAAGTGTCACATACAGTTGGCCTCCTCTTGTTTGTTGCTTTGGAGCTGCACACCATGCTTTTGTGCCTTCAGGAAGGCCAGCAAACAGACTTCTCGATTATGAAATCCACGACAGACTGAAAGATGCATTATGGGCCCCAGAAAAGTTTGTTAGGGCACCTGGAGGATCTGCAGGAAGCGTTGCAATTGCACTTTCAAGCTTGGGTGGAAAAGTAGCTTTTATGGGAAAACTTGGTGATGATGACTATGGTCAGGCCATGTTGTATTATATGAATGTGAATAATGTTCAGACTCGATCAGTTCGGGTTGACAGTAAGCGGACAACAGCTGTGTCACATATGAAAATTGGCAAGAGGGGTCGCTTGAAAATGACTTGTGTTAAATCTAGTGCAGAAGATTATTTATCAAAGTCAGAGATCAACATAGATGTGTTAAAGGAG GCTAAAATGTTCTACTTTGGCACACATTCCCTCCTTGATCCGAATATGAGATCAACTTCAATGAAAGCCATTAAAATTGCTAAAAAGTTGGGGAGcgttattttttatgatttgaaCCTTCCTTTACCTCTTTGGCACTCTCGTGATGAAACAATAGAGTTCATACAACAAGTGTGGAATCTTGCAGATATTATTGAGGTCACGAAGCAAGAGCTCGAGTTCCTTTGTGGGATCCAGCCATCAGAGGAATTTGACACCAGAAACAATGATAGTTCAAAATTTGTCCACTATGAACCAGAAGTTATTAAGCCACTTTGGCATGAAAATCTCAAGGTCTTGTTTGTGACTAACGGAACTTCTAAAATACACTTCTATACCGAGGAGCATGATGGCGCTATTCTTGGAATGGAGGATGCCCCACTTACCCCTTTCACTTCTGATATGTCAGCATCAGGAGACGGCATCGTAGCTG CTCTAATGAGAATGTTATCAGTTCAGCCCCATCTGGTTACTGATAAGGGATACTTAGAACGCTCAATAAAGTATGCAATCAACTGTGGCGTAATTGACCAATGGTTACTTGGACGAACACGTGGCTATCCTCCAAATGATGACACAGAGGAAGTGACCACAGACGAAAATGGCATACGGTCTATAACAGAAGTCGAATTCCGCACAGTTGCTGCTGTAAGTTAA